The stretch of DNA ACCCTGACCAAGCGCGCCGAGCAGCTTGACTATTTCCGCACCCACAACATGCGCAAGCGCGACCGCGACATGATCCGCTCGATCGCGACCCGCGACAAGCCCGGCACCTCTGATCCAGCCGCCATGGAAGTGCTGGCAGACGCCGAGATGCAGTTCGGCGACCAGATCCCGACCGGCACCTATCTCGACATGACCGCCAATCTGCCGGTCGTGCATCCGGAGAAGGTGCTGGCCCCGGTGCTGCTGGTGCGCGGCGAGTATGACGGCATCGCTACCGTGGCCGATCTCGAGGAATTTTATAACAAGCTGCCGAACGGCGACCGCCAGTTCATCATGCTGCCCGGCATCGCCCATTCGGTGACGCTGGCGATCAACCGGCAATTGTTCTGGCATGTGACGCGGGCGTTTCTCACCATGCCGACACCGATCGCGACGTGACGGGGGGCCCGGCGCGAGGCCGGACGTGACCGCGCCGGAAATCCCGGAAAAAAAACTCAAACGGCATGTCGGCTCGCCGCCCGCTCGCTCGTCCTTGGGTGGAACCCCTCCAAAGGAGCCCAATATGGCCAAGATGATCTTCGTCAACCTGCCGGTCGGCGATCTCGCCCGTTCCACCGCCTTCTATCAGGCGATCGGTGGCGAAAAGAACTCGCAATTCTCCGATGACACGGCGTCCTGCATGGTGTTTTCCGACACCATCCACGTCATGCTGTTGACCCACGACAAGTATCGGCAGTTCACCTCGAAGAAGATCGCCGACGCCAAGGCCACCAGTCAGGTCCTGATCTGCCTGTCTGCCGACAGCCGCGACGCGGTGGATGATGTGGTTGCAAAGGCGCAAGGCGCGGGCGGCGGCGCCGATCCTGGCCCGAAGCAGGATTACGGCTTCATGTATGGCCGCAGCTTCGAAGATCCTGATGGTCACCACTGGGAGGTGATGTGGATGGATGTCGCCGCCGCGCAATCCGCCATGGCCCAGGCCTGATCCCAAGCCTGATCCCAAGCCAGATCAGCTTAACCCGTCACAATCCGGAGTTCTCCGATGTCCAAGATTTCCCCCTGCCTGTGGTTCAACGGCGAGGCCGAGGAGGCCGCCAACCTCTACGTTTCACTGCTGCCCGATTCCCGGATCGAGATAGTCCAGCGCAACCCGATGGATAGGGCCGGCGCAAAGGCCGGCGCCGTGCTGGTGGTGGAGTTCACGCTGGCCGGCCAGCGCTTCATGGCGCTGAACGGCGGCATGAAGATGGAATATACCCACGCCGTCTCCTTCAAGATCGACTGCGCCGATCAGGCCGAGGTCGATCGGTTGTGGGATGCGCTGTTGGCAAATGGCGGCGAGGAAGGAAAATGCGGCTGGCTGAAGGATCGCTACGGCGTATCCTGGCAGATCGTGCCGAGCGTCATGCTAAAATACCTCGGCGGTGCGGATAAGGCCGGCGCGCAGCGCGCGATGCAGGCGATGATGGGCATGGTCAAGCTCGACATCGAAAGCCTGAAGCGCGCGTATGAGGGCAAGAGCGCGGCGTGAGCTGCTTGCTTACCTCGCCCCGTTCTTGACAGCCGCTGTTGCGGGGAGAGGTCGGATTGCAAAGCAATCCGGGTGAGGGGAGTCTCCGCGAATCTGCTCTTTCGAGTTTGCGCGCGACGCAATCGTTGCAATTGACCTGCTCGTTGACCCCCAGGGAGTACGTTCGGTGGGGTCGCTGCCGTCATCGACGATGACGGGGGCCGCGTCCGCATATTGCATCTTGCTGCAAAACGTCCATGGCGGATTGTTGCTGTTCTTGATCGTCGACCTGCCGCCGCACCCGTCGGTTGGTGATTGCGGAATCGAAGTGCGTTCAACGCGATGGACATAAAAATCTGGAGACATCACATTCAAGTTGCCGCAATGTCATATCGTCCCCTGATTCCGTGCCAGATTGTCCGTGAAGCCAACAGACCCATCACATTCTGTTTCACCAAATTCGATGATGCGCACGGGCATCATCGCGGCAGTGCTTTTTGTTCTCGCGCATTTCGCGATGCTGATCGGCGTCACCACGCCGGAGAAGTTCTATTTCGACGAAGTGCATTATGTGCCGGCGGCGCGGCAGATGCTCGAGCCGGTGATGCCACAGCCGATGCTCAACCCGATGCATCCGCCGCTCGCCAAACAATTCATCGCGCTGTCGATCCACTCGTTCGGCGATGGGCCGCTGGGCTGGCGCTATCCGGGCGTATTGTTCGGATCGCTCGCCATCGTCGCGGTGTATCTGTGCGGCCTGGCGCTGTTCGCAGCGCAGGGGCCGGCCATCGCGGCGAGCCTGCTCGCCTTTTTCAACCAGATGCTGTTCGTGCAATCGCGGATCGCGATGCTGGATATTTTCGCGCTCACCTTCGGCCTGTTCGCCGTCGCCGCGTTCATGCATGGCTTTCGAAAGCAGCGGCCGCATCTGTGGTTCGCGCTTGCCGGGATCGGCTTCGGCCTGTCTGTCGCCTGCAAATGGAGCGGGCTGTTCGTGCTCGCGGTCTGCATCGTCATCGTCGCCGTGATCCGGCTGATGCGAGGCTGGCGCACCCAATTCGCCGACGCCCGGTCTGATGACTGGTACCGGCCCGATCTCTGGCCCGGCTTCAAGGCCTGGCACTTTGCGGCGTGCTTCATTCTGATTCCGGCCGCCGTCTATCTCGCGACGTTCATTCCGCTGTACGGATTTTCGATTCCGGATATTCTGGAAGCGCAACGGCGGATCTTCCGCGATAACACCACGACCGCGATCGCGGGCCACATCTATATGAGTTCATGGCCGTCCTGGCCGTTCCTGGTGCGCCCGGTCTGGTATCTCTTCGACAAGATCGGCGACGACCGCATTGCCGCCGTGGTCTTCCTCGGCAACCCGCTAATCCTGTGGCCGGCGCTGATTGCGGTCGCGATCTGCCTGCGCGACTGGATCGTGACGCGGCGCGTGGATGCATTTCTGGTGCTGGCGTTCTACTTCGGCCCCTATCTCGCCTGGGCGCTGCTGCCGCGAACGTTAGGGTTTATTTACTATTACCTGCCGGCCGCGACCACCGCGAGTCTTGCGCTGGTCTACGCCTTGAAACGCGGCAGCATGCCGGGATGGCTGCTATGGGCCTATGTTGCAGTTGGTTTTGCCGGCTTTGCCGCAATGTTGCCGATATCGGCCGCGTTCATAGGTACTTCGATGGCGACGTTCAGCCGCCTGATGATCTTCCAGAACTGGATTTGAGACTACCCGCGCGGCCGAGACGCTTAACGAGTAGTTACCCGAGCAGTCCACTTGTACGGGTCATGGGGTCGCCGTAGATTCGTCGTTGCGTTGAGTCTCGAATCCCCGTTTTAAGGAACGACCGACTTGTTGGGCTTCTTTGAACGTCTGCTCGATTCGTCGATGTTCTCACCGCACGGAATATGCCTGCTTTGGGAACCCCAGTTGATCTGGCTCCACGTCGCGTCGGATATCGTGATTGCCTCCGCCTATTTCTCGATTCCCGTGGCGCTGTCGATCTTCGTCTCGAAGCGCCGCGACGTGGATTTCGGATGGGTGTTTTGGGCGTTCGCGCTGTTCATCATGGCGTGCGGCGTCGGCCACGTGATGTCGATCATCACGCTTTGGTATCCGATCTATGGCGTCGAAGGCATCGTCAAGGCGATGACCGCCGCGGCGTCGATCGTGACGGCGGCGATGCTGTGGCCGCTGTTGCCGAAAGTGCTTGCGCTGCCCTCGCCATCGCAGCTTCGCGCCGCCGAAGTGGCGCTGGCGCAGGAAGGCGTGTACCGGCGCGAAGCCGAAGACATGCTTCGACAGTCTCAGAAGATGGAAGCGATCGGTCAATTGACCGGCGGCGTGGCGCACGATTTCAACAATCTGCTCACGATCATCAGCGGCAATCTCGAGATTGCCGATCGCTGTTTGCATTCGTGGAGCGACGCCGCGCGTGAACGATTGACGCGCGTGATCGCCAATGCCGCGAACGGCGCGCATCGCGCGGCGATGCTGACGCAGCGCCTGCTGGCGTTTGCGCGGAGGCAGCCGCTCGATCCTAAACTGACCAACGTCGGTCAATTGATCGCCGGGATGTCGGATTTCTTCAGGCGAACGCTGGGCGAGAACGTCGAGCTCGAAGTCGTGGAGGGAGCCAGCCTATGGCAGATCGAGGTCGACCCCAGCCAGCTGGAAGCGGTGATTCTCAATCTTGTCGTGAACGCCAAGGACGCCATGAACGCCAAAATCTCGGGCGCAATGGCCAACAGCGGCAGGCTGACGATCGAGACCAGCAACGTCTCCGTCGACGAGGGCTATCGGCAACAGAATGCAGGCGTGCCGGCCGGGGATTATGTATTGATCTCGGTGAGCGATACCGGTTCCGGAATGCCGCGGGAAGTCCAGGAGAAGGCGTTCGATCCGTTTTTCACGACCAAGCAACCGGGGCAGGGCACCGGCCTCGGATTGAGCCAGGTCTATGGCTTCGTCAAGCAATCCGGCGGCGAGATCAAGATATACAGCGAGGTCGGGCATGGAACGACAATCAGGATCTATCTGCCCCGCGCCGCCGCCTCGCCCGAGACCGACGGACAGAGCGATGCGCCCGTGGTCGGCAGTTCGGGGAGCGAGACCGTCCTGGTGGTCGAGGACGAATGCGATGTGAGGTCGTATCTGGTCGAGACGTTAAAGGACCTGAACTACCGCGTTCGCGAGGCGGCGAACGGCGGGGCCGCGCTGGCGCTGTTCGACGCCAATCCGTTCCGGATCGATCTCTTGCTGACCGACATCGTGATGCCAGGCCTGAACGGCCGCGAGCTGGCTGATCAGCTGCATCATCGCCAGTCGGGCCTGAGGGTCCTGTTCATGACCGGCTATTCGCGGGATGCGATCGTGCATCAGGGCCGGCTGGATCCCGGCGTGTCGCTGCTGCAGAAGCCCGTTACCCAGGCCTTGCTGGCGACAAAGATCAGGGAGATTCTCGACAAGGCGTAGGCCGCAACGGATCGGCGAGCCGTCGTGTCGTGTCGCGATAGCGACAAATGAAAATCCGCCTGCCGCAAGCGGCAGGCGGTTGGTTTTTCAAGACCTCACTTGGACGCGGTCTTGGTGTCCATATTGACGACCTGAACGCGGCGGTTGGCCGGGTCCATCGGCGCATTCGCATCCTTCGGCCTGGTCTTGCCGTAACCGACGGTCACGAGGTTGGAACCGGTGATGCCGTACTTCTCGGTCAGGTACTTCTTGATCGTGTCGGCGCGACGTTCGGAAAGATCCTGGTTATACGCCTCGCCGCCGATCGCGTCGGTATGACCGGCAACCACGAAGGTCGAACCCTTCAGGCTCGCATCGGAGAGCGCCTTGCCGAGTTCCTGCACGGCTGTCACTGAGCCCTTGCTGATGTCGGCCGAGTTGTAGTCGAACTGGATCTCGAGATCGATCTTCGGCTTGCTCGCGGCAAGTTCCGCAATTTCCTGGCGCTCGCCGAGCGACAGCGACCGCGTCTTGCGGTTGCGCAGCGTATTGACGAAGCTGGTTTCCTTGGCCTGTACGGCGGCGTCCACCGGCTGCTGCGGGCCGGTCGAAAGGCCGCGGGTCACGCCCGGCTTCGGCTTCAGAGCGTCCAGGATCTTGGCGGCCGAGACGGTGTCGCCGGCGGCAGCCAGGCCGGCCGTCATCGACAGCGCGGCGCCGATAGTCATGATGGAAAGAAAGCGGGTCATTGTCCTAATCCTCATTGTTAAACGCCTGCAAAGCGTGGCGTGCATGACGTTTTGATGCTGCGAGGATAAGACGGGTTCAAAGCGGGCAATGTGATTCAAGTCACATTGATAACGCCAGCTTTCCGTCTAGGGCTGGCTTTGAGTGAGCATCGCAGGGCTTCCGGAAGTTCGATGGAGGCTACTCGTGCTGTGCAGCGATTCGAAGCGCAGCGATCCGGCGATCTCAATGCCCCGCAGCACAACGCACTGCAGTGACTGGACGGGTGCGGGCTGGCATCCGGAGTCTTACGGGATAGGCGACCGCTGCATCACTTCCCGCCGCTGACTTCAGAAAAGAAAAACTGTGTGCCGTCGCGCCAGCGCCGATCTCTGGACAACAAATCGGCCAGATGCGCGCCTAGCAAATCTGCTCACAAAAAAATCTGAAGAAGAATTCGTTCGGGGCAACCAAACGGGCGGGGCGGGTGTTACAGTCAGTCAAGCGTCAGCGTGAGTACCAGGGCTATCGTGCCAGCGCATCGGAGCCTGCCGGTTCCGGAAGTTCAATGCCAACACTGATCGGCGCGGCGATGATCGCCGCTGCAATTTTGCTGTCGACGCTGATCAACGCGCTCGGCAGCCGCTATGTCGGGTTTGAAAGCCCGACAGAGGAGAGCGCGTGGCTGGTCGATCGTCTCACCGGCCATGTCTATAAATGCCATGCGCCCCAGCCCGGCCGCGCCTCCTGCGAGGCCGAGATCGCAACCGGCAGCGTAGGCGAACGGCCGAAGCGCGAGAGGTGAGTTCGCGCCGCGCGCCGGCGATCACGGAACCCGGGACTCCCCCAACGCGCGAATCTCGCTACATTGCCGTGCGATGCCCCGCGCGACTGAACCCCGCCCCCTGACCAAGACCGAGGCCCGGCGAATCTGGCTGCATGCCCAGCGGCTCGATACGAACGAGCCGTTCGGTGCCGGACCGCAGGCGGTTGCGGCGGCGGTGGACCATCTCGGCTATGTGCAGATCGACACCATCCACGTCATCGAGCGCTGCCATCATCACATTCTCTATAGCCGTATCCCGGCCTATGCCCGCGCCGACCTACGCCAGGCCCAGAGCGCCGACAAAAGCGTGTTCGAGTACTGGACGCACGCGCTGTCCTATGTGCCGGCGAAGGACTTTCGCTTCTTCGTCCCGGCGATGCGGGAGCACCGGCGCGAGGGCCACCGGTGGTTTGCTTCCGTCAAGCCGGAGGACACCCGCAAGGTGATGCGGCTGTTGCGGCGCGATGGCGC from Bradyrhizobium sp. AZCC 1693 encodes:
- a CDS encoding VOC family protein; translated protein: MAKMIFVNLPVGDLARSTAFYQAIGGEKNSQFSDDTASCMVFSDTIHVMLLTHDKYRQFTSKKIADAKATSQVLICLSADSRDAVDDVVAKAQGAGGGADPGPKQDYGFMYGRSFEDPDGHHWEVMWMDVAAAQSAMAQA
- a CDS encoding VOC family protein: MSKISPCLWFNGEAEEAANLYVSLLPDSRIEIVQRNPMDRAGAKAGAVLVVEFTLAGQRFMALNGGMKMEYTHAVSFKIDCADQAEVDRLWDALLANGGEEGKCGWLKDRYGVSWQIVPSVMLKYLGGADKAGAQRAMQAMMGMVKLDIESLKRAYEGKSAA
- a CDS encoding phospholipid carrier-dependent glycosyltransferase, giving the protein MMRTGIIAAVLFVLAHFAMLIGVTTPEKFYFDEVHYVPAARQMLEPVMPQPMLNPMHPPLAKQFIALSIHSFGDGPLGWRYPGVLFGSLAIVAVYLCGLALFAAQGPAIAASLLAFFNQMLFVQSRIAMLDIFALTFGLFAVAAFMHGFRKQRPHLWFALAGIGFGLSVACKWSGLFVLAVCIVIVAVIRLMRGWRTQFADARSDDWYRPDLWPGFKAWHFAACFILIPAAVYLATFIPLYGFSIPDILEAQRRIFRDNTTTAIAGHIYMSSWPSWPFLVRPVWYLFDKIGDDRIAAVVFLGNPLILWPALIAVAICLRDWIVTRRVDAFLVLAFYFGPYLAWALLPRTLGFIYYYLPAATTASLALVYALKRGSMPGWLLWAYVAVGFAGFAAMLPISAAFIGTSMATFSRLMIFQNWI
- a CDS encoding ATP-binding protein, with product MIWLHVASDIVIASAYFSIPVALSIFVSKRRDVDFGWVFWAFALFIMACGVGHVMSIITLWYPIYGVEGIVKAMTAAASIVTAAMLWPLLPKVLALPSPSQLRAAEVALAQEGVYRREAEDMLRQSQKMEAIGQLTGGVAHDFNNLLTIISGNLEIADRCLHSWSDAARERLTRVIANAANGAHRAAMLTQRLLAFARRQPLDPKLTNVGQLIAGMSDFFRRTLGENVELEVVEGASLWQIEVDPSQLEAVILNLVVNAKDAMNAKISGAMANSGRLTIETSNVSVDEGYRQQNAGVPAGDYVLISVSDTGSGMPREVQEKAFDPFFTTKQPGQGTGLGLSQVYGFVKQSGGEIKIYSEVGHGTTIRIYLPRAAASPETDGQSDAPVVGSSGSETVLVVEDECDVRSYLVETLKDLNYRVREAANGGAALALFDANPFRIDLLLTDIVMPGLNGRELADQLHHRQSGLRVLFMTGYSRDAIVHQGRLDPGVSLLQKPVTQALLATKIREILDKA
- a CDS encoding OmpA family protein, which gives rise to MTRFLSIMTIGAALSMTAGLAAAGDTVSAAKILDALKPKPGVTRGLSTGPQQPVDAAVQAKETSFVNTLRNRKTRSLSLGERQEIAELAASKPKIDLEIQFDYNSADISKGSVTAVQELGKALSDASLKGSTFVVAGHTDAIGGEAYNQDLSERRADTIKKYLTEKYGITGSNLVTVGYGKTRPKDANAPMDPANRRVQVVNMDTKTASK